In the genome of Myxococcus stipitatus, one region contains:
- a CDS encoding carboxypeptidase-like regulatory domain-containing protein, which yields MHCPRYRRLCHLSLRLLVFGCCLFGARALAGATLMGKVTHADSPWDAVEGVSVGAVLEPGHARWAVTDARGEYRLDDLPAGEYLVVFQKQETASSDHREVQLAEGQTLRLDLRLMEGPELAETMEWGWYKTTAPTRFQVNGAFFPELMHQRPARERFVR from the coding sequence ATGCATTGCCCCCGGTACCGCCGCCTGTGCCACCTGTCGCTCCGGCTCCTCGTGTTCGGGTGCTGTCTGTTCGGGGCGAGGGCGCTCGCGGGAGCCACCTTGATGGGCAAGGTGACTCACGCGGACTCGCCCTGGGATGCCGTCGAGGGCGTCTCGGTCGGCGCGGTGCTCGAACCCGGCCATGCGCGCTGGGCTGTCACGGACGCGCGGGGCGAATACCGGCTGGACGACCTCCCCGCGGGTGAGTACCTCGTGGTCTTCCAGAAGCAGGAGACCGCCAGCAGCGACCATCGAGAGGTCCAGCTCGCGGAAGGGCAGACGCTCCGCCTGGATTTGCGCCTGATGGAGGGCCCGGAGCTGGCTGAGACCATGGAGTGGGGCTGGTACAAGACCACTGCCCCGACCCGGTTCCAGGTGAACGGGGCGTTCTTCCCGGAGCTCATGCACCAGCGCCCCGCAAGGGAGCGGTTCGTTCGGTAG
- a CDS encoding SWIM zinc finger family protein — translation MTALSHTYQYSAPSELVTDGRSQALRLMTSGGGAPQPYFFEGRLLQPRPTALALRALSRVVGTRFHIPPAMLHRILMATDPVVTCGRGMLRFEGFSGCASTYARVDLTPSAYEGDVASFGTTNVDFNAPMRAALATVRTDEPLALSVGHAEVVLERGASRVVERKVPLPLRWLKGFAEVQAYLARLEPFAELSATEALRFLRGLPRARTDKRPHFLVPQGRSVRLSATPAAGAMRLTGMERLRVLEDLAPFAKGLTLHADPRGQASAFVLDLGSQRFTLALSSEVWRGFSGEGQTLTALAQRPTVEQLLSSLRAELRWESVLETASLAGKLSSTEDLVWHGLQVLGVRGLVGFDSQARAFFHRELPFDFEQVEALAPRLADARTLLETGALEADATAPGAYWVRSTSATYHVRLDEGFAPMSCGCTWFAKHGLERGPCKHLLAAQLHATRSEDSDTP, via the coding sequence ATGACAGCCCTGAGCCACACCTACCAGTACAGCGCTCCCTCGGAGCTGGTGACGGATGGACGAAGCCAGGCCCTGCGCCTCATGACCTCCGGCGGCGGAGCGCCCCAGCCCTACTTCTTCGAGGGCCGCCTGCTCCAGCCTCGCCCCACCGCACTGGCCCTGCGCGCCTTGTCCCGCGTCGTGGGGACACGCTTCCACATTCCTCCCGCCATGCTCCACCGCATCCTCATGGCGACGGACCCCGTGGTGACGTGCGGACGCGGCATGCTCCGCTTCGAGGGCTTCTCCGGCTGCGCCAGCACCTACGCCCGCGTGGACCTCACGCCGTCGGCCTACGAGGGAGACGTCGCGTCCTTCGGCACCACGAACGTGGACTTCAACGCCCCCATGCGCGCCGCGCTGGCCACGGTGCGCACCGATGAGCCGCTCGCGCTGTCCGTGGGACACGCGGAGGTGGTGCTCGAGCGCGGAGCGTCTCGCGTCGTCGAGCGCAAGGTGCCGCTGCCGCTGCGGTGGCTGAAGGGCTTCGCCGAGGTGCAGGCCTACCTCGCGCGCTTGGAGCCCTTCGCGGAGCTGTCCGCCACGGAGGCCCTCCGCTTCCTGCGCGGCCTGCCCCGCGCACGCACCGACAAGCGGCCCCACTTCCTCGTGCCCCAGGGGCGCTCGGTGCGGCTGAGCGCCACGCCCGCCGCTGGTGCGATGCGGCTGACGGGCATGGAGCGGCTTCGCGTGCTGGAGGACCTGGCGCCGTTCGCCAAGGGGCTCACCTTGCACGCGGACCCGCGAGGCCAGGCCAGCGCCTTCGTCCTGGACCTGGGCAGCCAGCGCTTCACGCTCGCGCTCTCCAGCGAGGTGTGGCGAGGCTTCTCCGGTGAAGGCCAGACGCTGACAGCCCTGGCCCAGCGCCCCACCGTGGAGCAGCTCCTCTCCTCCCTGCGCGCCGAGCTGCGCTGGGAGTCCGTGCTCGAAACCGCCTCGCTCGCGGGCAAGCTGTCCTCGACCGAGGACCTCGTGTGGCATGGACTCCAGGTGCTCGGCGTCCGGGGACTGGTGGGCTTCGACTCGCAGGCCCGCGCCTTCTTCCACCGCGAGCTGCCCTTCGACTTCGAGCAGGTGGAGGCGCTCGCGCCACGGCTCGCGGATGCTCGCACACTCCTGGAGACAGGCGCGCTGGAGGCCGACGCGACGGCCCCCGGTGCATACTGGGTGCGAAGCACGAGCGCCACGTACCACGTGCGGCTCGATGAAGGCTTTGCCCCCATGAGCTGCGGCTGTACATGGTTCGCGAAGCACGGGCTGGAGCGAGGCCCCTGCAAACACCTTCTCGCCGCTCAACTCCACGCCACCCGCTCCGAGGACTCTGATACCCCATGA
- a CDS encoding DUF6493 family protein, with amino-acid sequence MTPRTLDDVLAAPSPAACAALLQGMTPDQRRQLGAEVLRRHKQFQAEDPTAESRSALMLRIEQGRALTLLCFLTLSPSEWTEQLLLGLPLEAGEVAAKLKLSGLDSAAERLIELTPRNYLVARALVREGVSRQPTHDNYTLGLLYDTRFDVNPLDEDPGVREHEVWRLFEVEGGGERSLAARDKYTPKEHSWTQVLLRHMRQGTLARGRLLDATLGALERDFAAFRAGWFSRFHEAMEPTPEELEQHRDRYLRLLGSSIPATVSLALEAVTTLHARRPLALDSALPALEPVVLARHKNTSLQAVKLLKSLGASAEGEEHERVSLALVLGFSHEAVDVQKAVLKALESLAKAPGDALRAAVAERLDGVAASLKPQVQAWLGHGEASAPTTKQPHSKPGATPASAPTAKHLQAQPGDDSAPSTAPAPATPASPTDARFAISPITTVDELLAALSSCIEDAGAPMAVERVLDGVARLGRQRPEDFARKSSALAQRAKKLGAKPYGEPLSFHLACLALAWLAPSGEARATLRQLPCETMKHEHDVFMRLFNERIQDIAVALDAGHDDGLLSMPTHEGGWIAPETLVDRLLARAPGAGEPSDADLGLALFRLAPLQEATTLSAKRFKEGPQGHALQVVAWVLHLSKTAPSMEKPLASIAARMRGDTPPTRYSYTVKARGEKPYIFREVFVTPESTPAHRARTASWDIPSQMTATNLGDVLKPYPRWIATLWPSGMEAYFASQAYALSFNLDWNSAVWGNVASYEQLLHPWLRMGPMARLVLAMGLSAKEPGEHGVSADATLAALDTGRLTAEELGETMRELRPTGLINLKRWAATLARVASTSDTHALQVALVLQRTLRKTEGPAPRDDGALMKLLLELLAQTGTRLTDTEAWDFIQGTSHRKTFAPLAPTSSAAPPPPPAAPRKTPRKAARRRPSDGP; translated from the coding sequence ATGACGCCCCGCACCCTCGATGACGTCCTGGCCGCCCCCAGCCCCGCGGCTTGCGCCGCGCTGCTCCAGGGGATGACGCCAGACCAGCGTCGCCAGCTCGGCGCCGAGGTGCTGCGGCGCCACAAGCAATTCCAGGCGGAGGACCCTACAGCCGAGAGCCGCTCCGCCCTGATGCTCCGCATCGAGCAGGGCCGGGCACTCACCCTGCTGTGTTTCCTCACCCTTTCGCCATCTGAGTGGACCGAGCAGTTGTTGCTCGGGCTGCCGCTCGAGGCGGGAGAGGTGGCGGCGAAGCTGAAGCTGTCTGGACTCGACAGCGCGGCCGAGCGGCTCATCGAGCTCACGCCGAGGAACTACCTCGTGGCGCGCGCGCTGGTGCGCGAGGGCGTGTCTCGCCAGCCCACGCATGACAACTACACCCTGGGGCTGCTCTACGACACGCGCTTCGACGTCAACCCGCTCGACGAGGACCCAGGGGTACGCGAGCACGAGGTGTGGCGGCTGTTCGAGGTCGAGGGGGGCGGAGAGCGAAGCCTCGCCGCACGAGACAAGTACACCCCGAAGGAGCACTCGTGGACGCAGGTCCTCCTGCGGCACATGCGGCAGGGCACCCTGGCGCGAGGGCGCCTGCTGGACGCCACCCTGGGCGCGTTGGAGCGTGACTTCGCGGCCTTCCGCGCCGGGTGGTTCTCCCGCTTCCACGAGGCGATGGAGCCCACTCCCGAGGAGCTGGAGCAGCACCGGGACCGCTACCTCCGCCTGCTGGGCAGCTCCATTCCCGCCACCGTCTCGCTCGCGCTCGAGGCGGTGACCACGCTGCATGCCCGGAGGCCGCTGGCCCTGGACTCCGCGCTGCCCGCGCTGGAGCCGGTGGTGCTTGCTCGCCACAAGAACACCTCGCTGCAGGCGGTGAAGCTGCTCAAGTCGCTGGGGGCCTCGGCCGAGGGTGAGGAGCATGAGCGTGTCTCCCTCGCTCTCGTCCTTGGTTTCTCGCACGAGGCCGTGGATGTGCAGAAGGCCGTGCTGAAGGCGCTGGAGTCACTCGCGAAGGCCCCGGGCGACGCCCTGCGCGCCGCTGTCGCGGAGCGACTGGACGGAGTGGCGGCGTCCTTGAAGCCCCAGGTCCAAGCCTGGCTGGGACATGGCGAAGCGTCGGCCCCGACGACGAAGCAGCCCCACTCGAAGCCGGGCGCGACTCCAGCCTCGGCGCCCACGGCGAAGCACCTCCAGGCGCAGCCAGGAGACGACTCCGCCCCATCCACGGCACCAGCACCCGCGACGCCTGCTTCCCCCACCGATGCGCGCTTCGCCATCTCTCCCATCACCACCGTCGACGAGCTGCTCGCCGCGCTCTCCTCGTGCATCGAGGATGCGGGCGCCCCCATGGCGGTGGAGCGCGTGCTGGACGGAGTGGCCCGCCTCGGGCGTCAGCGTCCGGAGGACTTCGCGCGGAAGTCGTCCGCCCTGGCCCAGCGCGCGAAGAAGCTCGGCGCGAAGCCCTACGGCGAACCCCTCTCCTTCCACCTCGCCTGTCTCGCGCTCGCATGGCTGGCCCCCTCGGGTGAGGCCCGCGCCACGCTGCGCCAGCTCCCCTGCGAGACGATGAAGCATGAACACGACGTGTTCATGAGGCTCTTCAACGAGCGCATCCAGGACATCGCGGTGGCGCTCGATGCGGGGCACGACGACGGCCTGCTCTCCATGCCCACCCACGAAGGCGGCTGGATTGCGCCCGAGACACTCGTGGACCGGCTGCTCGCGCGCGCCCCCGGAGCCGGTGAGCCTTCGGACGCGGATCTCGGCCTTGCCCTGTTCAGGCTCGCGCCCCTTCAAGAGGCAACGACCCTCTCCGCCAAGCGCTTCAAGGAAGGCCCCCAGGGACACGCCCTCCAGGTCGTCGCGTGGGTCCTGCACCTGAGCAAGACCGCCCCCTCCATGGAGAAGCCGCTCGCCTCCATCGCGGCGAGGATGCGCGGCGATACGCCCCCCACTCGCTACAGCTACACCGTCAAGGCACGCGGCGAGAAGCCCTACATCTTCCGCGAGGTCTTCGTCACCCCCGAGTCCACGCCCGCGCATCGTGCCCGAACCGCCTCGTGGGACATCCCGAGCCAGATGACGGCCACGAACCTCGGCGACGTGCTCAAGCCCTATCCGCGCTGGATTGCAACGCTCTGGCCCTCGGGGATGGAGGCGTACTTCGCCAGCCAGGCCTACGCGCTGTCCTTCAACCTCGATTGGAACTCCGCGGTGTGGGGCAACGTCGCGAGCTACGAGCAGCTCCTGCATCCCTGGCTGCGCATGGGCCCCATGGCCCGGCTGGTCCTCGCCATGGGCCTCTCGGCGAAGGAGCCCGGTGAGCACGGCGTGAGCGCCGACGCCACCCTCGCCGCCCTCGATACCGGGAGGCTCACGGCGGAGGAGCTCGGCGAGACGATGCGCGAGCTGCGCCCCACCGGACTCATCAACCTCAAGCGCTGGGCCGCGACGCTGGCGCGAGTGGCCAGCACCTCGGACACCCACGCCCTCCAGGTCGCCCTCGTCCTCCAGCGCACCCTGCGCAAGACCGAGGGCCCCGCGCCTCGGGACGACGGAGCCCTGATGAAGCTCCTGCTGGAGCTGCTCGCCCAGACGGGGACACGGCTCACGGACACCGAGGCCTGGGACTTCATCCAGGGGACCTCGCACCGGAAGACCTTCGCGCCGCTCGCGCCTACGTCTTCAGCTGCTCCGCCACCGCCGCCAGCAGCGCCGCGAAAGACTCCTCGAAAAGCCGCACGCCGTCGACCGTCAGACGGTCCGTGA
- the tal gene encoding transaldolase → MNPLRQLEEFGQAVWMDNLQRSYITHGTLEKLIDEDGLKGLTSNPTIFQKAVSGSQDYADLFAAAKGQGLSANDVYEQLAVRDIQGAADVFRPVFDSLKGKDGFASLEVSPALANQTQATMEEARRLWKQLDRPNVMVKVPGTEAGVPAFEQLIAEGLNINVTLLFSQERYRQIAHAYLTGLERFAKAGGDLSKVASVASFFVSRIDVAADKEIEQRLKAAGVSAEQRKVLEGLSGKVAIANAKLAYRSYQEIFSTPRWKALAAKGARVQRVLWASTSTKSPKLRDVIYVEELIGPDTVNTMPPATIDAFRDHGKVRTSLVEDVAGAKETMRQLEACGISMKTLTDRLTVDGVRLFEESFAALLAAVAEQLKT, encoded by the coding sequence ATGAACCCACTGCGGCAGCTCGAGGAATTCGGCCAGGCCGTCTGGATGGACAACCTCCAGCGGAGCTACATCACGCACGGCACCCTCGAGAAGCTCATCGACGAGGATGGGCTCAAGGGCCTCACCTCCAACCCGACCATCTTCCAGAAGGCGGTCTCCGGCAGCCAGGACTACGCGGACCTGTTCGCCGCCGCGAAGGGCCAGGGCCTCTCCGCCAACGACGTCTACGAGCAGCTCGCCGTCCGCGACATCCAAGGCGCGGCGGATGTCTTCAGACCCGTCTTCGACTCGCTCAAGGGGAAGGATGGATTCGCGTCGCTGGAGGTGTCCCCGGCGCTCGCGAACCAGACGCAGGCCACGATGGAGGAGGCCCGCAGGCTCTGGAAGCAGCTCGACCGGCCCAATGTGATGGTGAAGGTTCCTGGCACGGAGGCGGGGGTCCCCGCGTTCGAGCAGCTCATCGCGGAGGGGCTCAACATCAACGTGACGCTCCTGTTCAGCCAGGAGCGCTACCGGCAGATTGCGCATGCCTACCTCACGGGCCTGGAGCGCTTCGCCAAGGCGGGTGGGGACTTGAGCAAGGTGGCCAGCGTGGCCTCGTTCTTCGTCAGCCGCATCGACGTGGCGGCCGACAAGGAGATCGAGCAGCGCCTCAAGGCGGCTGGAGTCTCCGCGGAGCAGCGCAAGGTGCTGGAGGGGCTGAGCGGCAAGGTGGCCATCGCGAACGCGAAGCTCGCCTATCGCTCGTACCAGGAGATCTTCAGCACGCCGCGCTGGAAGGCGCTCGCGGCGAAGGGGGCCCGCGTGCAGCGGGTGCTGTGGGCGAGCACGAGCACCAAGAGCCCGAAGCTCCGCGACGTCATCTACGTGGAGGAGCTGATTGGCCCGGACACCGTCAACACGATGCCGCCCGCCACCATCGACGCGTTCAGGGACCACGGCAAGGTGCGCACGAGCCTCGTCGAGGATGTCGCGGGCGCGAAGGAGACGATGCGTCAGCTGGAGGCGTGCGGCATCTCGATGAAGACGCTCACGGACCGTCTGACGGTCGACGGCGTGCGGCTTTTCGAGGAGTCTTTCGCGGCGCTGCTGGCGGCGGTGGCGGAGCAGCTGAAGACGTAG
- a CDS encoding transketolase, protein MADALAELAAQLRVDSIRATTAAGSGHPSSSMSAADIVAVLFQKYLRFDFQHPHAPDNDRFVLSKGHACPVLYAAFKAAGAIDDAELLSLRQLGSRLEGHPNPHVLPLVDVATGSLGQGLAIGVGMALASRLDQRPSRVYVMMGDSEMAEGSVWEAFDKASHYKLDGLCALIDMNRLGQTGETELGWNGEAYAARARAFGWHALTVDGHDLEAIDHALAAALATTGQPTCLVFKTEKGHGYSLIANQEGWHGKALSKDQARDAIQELGGERHVRIDVKKPEAGRPEKKPAAAPLKLPRYTADEKVATRKVYGDALRALSDAHPEVIALDAEVSNSTFSEELREAHPQRYFEMYIAEQNMVATGVGMAVLGKRVFVSTFAAFLTRAYDQIRMAAVSNATLHLCGSHAGVSIGEDGPSQMGLEDLAMMRAVCDSTVLYPCDANQTARLMAQLVDRPGISYLRTTRAKTPVLYAASEEFPIGGSKVLRRSDRDVATVVAAGITLHEALEAHARLQDQGISVCVIDLYSVKPVDTKTLRQAARETQGRLVVVEDHWAEGGLADAVLEAFTDGAEPLPTVKRLAVRKMPGSGKPEELLNAAGIDAQHIVQAVLAMKDTSVSTGAPEAPRKRPPARPAH, encoded by the coding sequence ATGGCAGACGCCCTGGCAGAGCTCGCCGCGCAGCTTCGTGTCGACAGCATCCGCGCCACCACGGCCGCCGGCTCCGGACACCCCAGCTCCTCCATGTCCGCGGCGGACATCGTCGCGGTGCTGTTCCAGAAGTATCTGCGCTTCGACTTCCAGCACCCGCACGCCCCGGACAATGACCGCTTCGTGCTCTCCAAGGGCCATGCGTGTCCCGTCCTCTACGCCGCGTTCAAGGCCGCGGGAGCCATCGACGACGCGGAGCTCCTGTCGCTGCGCCAGCTCGGCAGCCGACTGGAGGGCCACCCCAACCCGCACGTCCTGCCGCTCGTGGACGTGGCCACCGGCTCGCTCGGGCAGGGGCTCGCCATCGGCGTGGGCATGGCGCTCGCGTCGCGGCTGGACCAGCGCCCCTCACGCGTCTACGTGATGATGGGCGACAGCGAGATGGCGGAGGGCTCCGTCTGGGAGGCGTTCGACAAGGCCTCGCACTACAAGCTCGACGGCCTCTGCGCGCTCATCGACATGAACCGCCTGGGACAGACGGGCGAGACGGAGCTGGGCTGGAATGGCGAGGCGTACGCCGCCCGGGCGCGTGCCTTCGGCTGGCATGCGCTGACGGTGGATGGGCATGACCTGGAAGCCATCGACCACGCGCTGGCGGCGGCGCTCGCGACGACGGGCCAGCCCACCTGCCTCGTGTTCAAGACGGAGAAGGGCCACGGGTACTCGCTCATCGCGAACCAGGAGGGCTGGCACGGCAAGGCCCTCTCCAAGGACCAGGCCCGCGACGCCATCCAGGAGCTGGGCGGAGAGCGCCACGTCCGCATCGACGTGAAGAAGCCCGAAGCGGGACGGCCCGAGAAGAAGCCCGCCGCCGCGCCGCTGAAGCTTCCGCGCTACACGGCCGACGAGAAGGTGGCCACCCGCAAGGTCTACGGCGATGCGTTGCGGGCGCTGAGTGACGCCCATCCGGAGGTCATCGCGCTGGACGCGGAGGTGTCCAACTCCACGTTCTCGGAGGAGCTGCGTGAAGCGCACCCCCAGCGCTACTTCGAGATGTACATCGCCGAGCAGAACATGGTGGCCACGGGTGTGGGCATGGCGGTGCTGGGCAAGCGCGTCTTCGTCAGCACCTTCGCCGCGTTCCTGACGCGCGCGTATGACCAGATTCGCATGGCGGCCGTCTCCAACGCGACGCTGCACCTGTGCGGCAGCCACGCGGGTGTCTCCATTGGAGAGGATGGCCCCTCGCAGATGGGCCTGGAGGACCTGGCGATGATGCGGGCCGTCTGCGACAGCACGGTGCTCTATCCCTGCGACGCCAACCAGACCGCGCGGCTCATGGCGCAGCTGGTGGACCGTCCTGGCATCAGCTACCTGCGCACCACGCGAGCCAAGACGCCCGTGCTCTACGCCGCCTCGGAGGAGTTCCCCATCGGCGGGAGCAAGGTGCTGCGTCGCTCGGACCGCGACGTGGCGACCGTGGTGGCCGCGGGCATCACCCTGCATGAAGCGCTGGAGGCGCATGCGCGACTCCAGGACCAGGGCATCTCCGTGTGCGTCATCGACCTGTACTCGGTGAAGCCCGTGGACACGAAGACGCTTCGTCAGGCCGCGCGAGAGACGCAGGGGCGGCTCGTCGTGGTGGAGGACCACTGGGCGGAGGGCGGTCTCGCGGACGCGGTGCTCGAAGCCTTCACCGATGGCGCCGAGCCGCTGCCCACCGTGAAGCGCCTCGCCGTGCGCAAGATGCCCGGCTCCGGCAAGCCCGAGGAGCTCTTGAACGCGGCGGGCATCGACGCCCAGCACATCGTCCAGGCGGTCCTCGCGATGAAGGACACCTCCGTCTCCACTGGCGCACCCGAGGCCCCTCGTAAACGTCCGCCCGCCAGGCCCGCCCATTGA